One Bifidobacterium angulatum DSM 20098 = JCM 7096 DNA window includes the following coding sequences:
- the pglX gene encoding BREX-1 system adenine-specific DNA-methyltransferase PglX has product MNTSKLQAFATDARRQLMNAVRARLDAALVPNSDAQVDDPRAFDFLQREIERAGGSEQGRKHVVERYAYRWFNRIIAFRYMDVHGFTGTPVVSPVGLTSTNGLPEVLAAAKRGEYDSRVFSLRVNDKAKERIEGLLSGSILADDPQGRAYGLLLQSECRFWNRNLPFMFENVGKEAGRVDELLMPADLLAEGSVLRNAVEVMTPEDCGVDDPSGNVEIIGWLYQYYISERKNEVMDGFKKNHKAGANEIPAATQLFTPDWIVRYLVQNTVGRLWMQSHPDSQLHKNWDYYIWPSENDSVGNEDILAIRTPEDLTVCDPACGSGHMLTYAFDLLYEIYEEEGYAPSDIPSLILKHNLYGMEIDERAASLAAFALTMKARSRSRRFFKKQVEPNIQRIAPITFKEDDVAELNDLYQVNLDSMVWNTYAKADVYGSLIQPPQELVELAASAQKNADDIGTLFDPLLREHAEEVFAQTRYLACKYAAVVANPPYMGAKNMSGELKQFVQDHYEDGKADLFAVFIMRNRQFLRHNAMLGMITMQSWMFLSSFEALRRDILQKCTITTMAHLGTRAFGSIGGEVVSTTAFVLLNSFVSHYLGTFIQLVNGESEKEKERMLRTAALQESGNQNE; this is encoded by the coding sequence ATGAACACGTCGAAACTGCAAGCCTTCGCAACGGATGCGCGCCGACAGCTCATGAACGCGGTGAGGGCCCGGCTTGACGCCGCATTGGTGCCGAATTCCGACGCCCAGGTTGACGACCCGCGTGCGTTCGATTTTCTGCAGCGTGAGATCGAGCGTGCCGGTGGAAGTGAGCAGGGCCGCAAGCATGTGGTGGAACGTTATGCGTACCGATGGTTCAACCGCATCATCGCGTTCCGTTACATGGATGTGCACGGGTTCACCGGCACGCCGGTGGTCTCTCCAGTCGGTTTGACCAGCACGAATGGTCTGCCGGAAGTGCTTGCAGCGGCGAAACGAGGCGAGTATGACAGCAGGGTGTTCTCGTTGCGGGTGAATGATAAGGCCAAAGAGCGCATTGAAGGATTGCTGAGTGGTTCCATTCTGGCGGATGATCCGCAGGGCCGCGCGTATGGTCTGCTGCTGCAATCCGAATGCCGGTTCTGGAATCGTAACCTGCCGTTCATGTTCGAAAACGTCGGCAAGGAGGCCGGCAGAGTGGATGAACTGCTCATGCCAGCCGATCTGCTCGCCGAGGGTTCCGTGTTGAGGAATGCGGTGGAGGTCATGACCCCGGAGGATTGCGGTGTTGACGATCCGTCCGGCAATGTGGAGATCATCGGCTGGCTGTACCAGTACTACATTTCGGAACGCAAGAACGAGGTGATGGACGGGTTCAAGAAGAACCACAAAGCCGGAGCCAATGAGATTCCCGCCGCCACCCAGCTGTTCACGCCGGATTGGATCGTGCGCTACCTCGTGCAGAACACCGTGGGCAGGTTGTGGATGCAGTCGCATCCGGATAGCCAGCTGCACAAAAACTGGGATTATTACATCTGGCCTTCAGAGAATGATTCCGTCGGGAACGAGGATATTCTCGCAATCCGGACTCCGGAAGACCTGACCGTATGCGATCCTGCATGCGGTTCCGGCCACATGCTTACCTACGCGTTCGACCTGCTGTATGAGATCTACGAGGAGGAGGGGTATGCGCCGAGCGATATTCCCAGCCTGATTCTCAAACACAACCTGTACGGCATGGAAATCGACGAGCGAGCCGCAAGCCTTGCCGCCTTCGCTCTGACCATGAAGGCACGCTCCCGTTCCCGTAGATTCTTCAAGAAGCAGGTGGAGCCGAATATTCAGCGCATTGCGCCGATTACGTTCAAGGAAGACGACGTCGCCGAGCTGAATGACCTATACCAGGTGAATCTGGATTCCATGGTATGGAACACCTATGCGAAGGCGGACGTGTATGGTTCGTTGATTCAGCCGCCGCAGGAGCTTGTTGAATTGGCGGCGTCAGCGCAGAAAAATGCTGATGACATTGGCACGCTGTTCGACCCGCTTCTGCGTGAACATGCGGAGGAGGTTTTCGCTCAAACAAGGTATCTTGCCTGCAAATACGCGGCAGTGGTGGCGAACCCGCCATACATGGGCGCAAAGAACATGAGCGGCGAGCTCAAACAGTTCGTACAGGACCATTATGAGGATGGTAAGGCTGACCTCTTCGCCGTATTCATCATGCGTAACCGGCAATTCCTGCGGCATAACGCGATGTTAGGCATGATTACGATGCAATCGTGGATGTTTCTTTCCTCGTTTGAAGCGTTAAGAAGGGATATTCTCCAAAAGTGCACTATAACTACTATGGCTCATCTTGGAACAAGAGCATTTGGTAGCATTGGTGGAGAAGTAGTATCCACGACGGCATTTGTATTGTTAAATTCGTTTGTCTCCCATTATCTCGGCACGTTCATTCAACTCGTGAATGGCGAATCCGAGAAAGAGAAAGAGCGTATGCTCAGAACTGCTGCTCTTCAGGAAAGTGGTAATCAAAATGAGTGA
- a CDS encoding SIR2 family protein, with protein MSDFTPENILKVRDDREPVCFKRINDQDTNKSAEFELYDGTFQPNWLQNVANFNTRTLRERIEPWLTALFQSEHLSLLAGSGLSTAVSLMATSKTGAGMNTVKFPKFNKEINTAALSSAKAAGRDGANIEDQIRVANELIRGLEILNRGEEASTLQNRLKTVLMHFANSVLAGETAIAEADQNKREEAFNALVTFLMSFASRTGTRDRVNIFTTNYDRVIEIGAELAGMHLLDRFVGSISPIFRSSRLNLDMHYNPPGMRGEPRYLEGVARYTKLHGSVDWVQTVDGIRRIGIPFGAKSVEPFFDVAGFSESAAYKLMVYPNAAKDIETAGYPYVDLFRDFAAAICRPNSTLVTYGYSFGDDHINRVIKDMLTIPSTHLVIISYDDRLGRIMKTFKEWGRSAQTSLMIGPALADFSTLSTYYLPKPAIDKTTFRMSELLRQRMGGADDSSSQSDKSEKKAVTEGRENKL; from the coding sequence ATGAGTGATTTTACCCCGGAAAACATCCTTAAGGTCCGTGACGACAGAGAGCCAGTTTGTTTTAAGAGAATAAATGACCAAGACACAAACAAAAGTGCTGAGTTCGAACTTTATGACGGAACATTCCAGCCAAACTGGTTGCAAAATGTTGCTAACTTCAACACAAGGACATTGCGTGAACGTATTGAGCCGTGGCTGACAGCATTATTCCAGTCCGAGCATCTTAGTTTGCTGGCCGGTTCAGGACTCAGCACGGCTGTATCGCTAATGGCAACGAGTAAAACCGGTGCTGGAATGAATACTGTTAAGTTTCCAAAATTTAATAAAGAAATTAATACTGCTGCATTGTCTAGTGCTAAGGCGGCAGGTAGGGATGGTGCCAATATTGAAGATCAGATTCGCGTTGCAAATGAATTGATTCGTGGATTAGAAATTCTCAACAGGGGAGAAGAAGCTTCAACTCTGCAAAATAGGTTGAAGACGGTTTTGATGCATTTTGCGAATTCTGTGCTTGCCGGAGAAACGGCAATTGCTGAGGCCGATCAAAATAAGCGCGAAGAAGCCTTTAATGCCCTTGTAACTTTCCTAATGAGTTTTGCAAGCAGAACAGGGACAAGAGATCGTGTCAATATTTTTACCACGAACTATGATCGCGTAATTGAGATAGGTGCAGAACTTGCAGGTATGCATCTGTTGGATCGGTTCGTGGGGAGTATTTCTCCGATTTTCCGTTCTTCACGTTTGAACTTGGACATGCATTATAATCCGCCAGGAATGCGTGGAGAGCCTCGTTATCTGGAGGGTGTGGCACGGTATACTAAACTTCACGGATCCGTTGATTGGGTTCAGACTGTGGACGGTATACGTCGAATTGGAATACCGTTCGGAGCAAAAAGCGTTGAACCATTCTTTGATGTGGCGGGTTTCAGCGAATCGGCGGCATACAAGCTGATGGTTTATCCGAACGCTGCTAAAGATATTGAAACAGCGGGTTATCCTTATGTCGATTTATTCCGCGACTTTGCTGCTGCTATTTGTCGTCCCAATAGTACTTTGGTGACGTATGGGTACAGTTTTGGTGATGATCATATCAATAGAGTAATTAAGGATATGTTGACGATTCCCTCAACGCATCTTGTCATTATTTCTTATGATGACCGCTTAGGGAGAATAATGAAGACCTTTAAGGAATGGGGCAGGTCTGCGCAAACAAGTTTAATGATAGGACCGGCTTTGGCCGATTTCTCAACGTTGTCTACGTACTATTTGCCTAAACCGGCTATCGATAAAACGACGTTCCGTATGTCTGAACTTCTGAGGCAACGTATGGGGGGAGCAGATGATTCGAGCAGCCAGAGTGATAAATCAGAGAAAAAGGCCGTCACGGAGGGGAGGGAAAATAAGCTATGA